A stretch of Bradyrhizobium sp. AZCC 2262 DNA encodes these proteins:
- a CDS encoding adenylate/guanylate cyclase domain-containing protein — MPGPHWITPDSILRYLAELRSLPAAAAIAAGIFLIDTLTSLHFAVASLYVIVVLIAAHDLHRRGIVITGVTCAFLTVMSYVIMHGVVVDGAAPLRFAVSLISILIATILVLRNVSANQRVKEVERERANLARFFSPKIVDQLVDIHTPFSFARRQPATVLFADMIGFTAYSSGQPPGVVISVLRDLLHFLSEAVFSNQGSVDKYLGDGLMAFFGPPLTSPRDATNAAMCALEIVKSIECWNHQRTRCNESVVRIAVGIHYGEVVQGNVGGEKRLELTLVGDTVNIASRVEAYCRTLDASVLVTGEFVEALSAEGSLELVKAFVDEGFHVLRGCKEPIRLFSVRRETETAQRLAGLQASGG; from the coding sequence GTGCCTGGGCCGCATTGGATAACACCAGACTCCATACTGCGTTATCTTGCCGAGCTCCGTTCCCTTCCTGCGGCGGCCGCGATTGCAGCCGGCATTTTTCTCATCGACACGCTGACGTCTCTCCATTTTGCGGTAGCATCCCTTTACGTGATCGTTGTCTTGATTGCCGCTCACGACCTTCATCGCCGTGGCATAGTGATCACGGGCGTCACCTGCGCATTTCTTACGGTCATGAGCTACGTGATCATGCACGGAGTTGTGGTGGATGGAGCCGCCCCGTTGCGGTTTGCGGTGAGCCTGATTTCGATTCTGATTGCCACCATCCTGGTGCTCCGGAACGTTTCGGCAAACCAGCGCGTCAAGGAAGTTGAGCGGGAGCGAGCAAACCTCGCTCGCTTCTTCTCGCCAAAAATTGTCGACCAACTCGTCGACATTCATACCCCATTTTCCTTCGCGCGCCGCCAACCCGCCACGGTTTTGTTTGCCGACATGATAGGCTTTACCGCGTATTCGTCGGGACAGCCTCCAGGCGTTGTCATCAGCGTGCTGCGCGATCTGCTTCACTTCCTGAGCGAGGCGGTTTTCTCCAATCAAGGATCGGTCGACAAATATCTGGGGGACGGGTTGATGGCATTTTTTGGCCCGCCCCTGACGAGCCCGCGAGATGCCACAAACGCGGCTATGTGTGCCCTGGAAATCGTGAAATCGATCGAATGCTGGAACCACCAGCGCACCCGTTGCAACGAGAGTGTCGTCCGCATCGCCGTTGGCATTCATTATGGCGAGGTCGTGCAAGGAAATGTCGGCGGCGAAAAACGGCTCGAACTCACCTTGGTCGGGGACACCGTGAATATCGCCAGCCGCGTTGAAGCTTATTGCCGAACTCTCGATGCCTCGGTGCTGGTTACCGGTGAATTCGTGGAGGCGCTGTCAGCAGAGGGTAGTCTGGAACTTGTGAAAGCTTTTGTCGACGAAGGTTTCCACGTTCTGCGCGGTTGCAAGGAGCCGATCC